A genome region from Proteus vulgaris includes the following:
- the argA gene encoding amino-acid N-acetyltransferase, with translation MKERSTELVDGFRHSVPYINAHRGKTFVIMLGGEAIAHENFPSIINDIGLLHSLGIRLVVVYGARPQIDTALEVQKVSPIYHKYTRITDNKTLEIVKQAAGTLQLDITARLSMSLSNTPLQGAHINVVSGNFVIAQPLGVDDGIDYCHSGKIRRIDEEAIHRQLDSNAIVLIGPVAVSVTGESFNLTSEEVATQLAIKLKAQKLIGFCSFQGVVDEEGHIVSELLPNQAEDKIRELQTEGDYHSGTVRFLRGAVKACRRGVERSHLLSYQSDGALIQELFSRDGIGTQIVMESAEKVRRANINDIGGILELIRPLEQQGILVRRSREQLEIEIDQFTIIERDNMTIACAALYPYPSEKIGEMACVAVHPDYRSSCRGEVLLQRISAHAKQLGLEKLFVLTTRSIHWFQEKGFEPAEIDKLPIEKQALYNYQRRSKILILDLHKE, from the coding sequence ATGAAAGAGCGTAGCACCGAATTGGTCGATGGATTCCGCCACTCGGTTCCGTATATTAATGCACATAGAGGCAAAACATTTGTCATTATGCTGGGTGGCGAAGCAATTGCTCACGAAAACTTCCCATCAATCATTAATGACATTGGGTTGTTACACAGCCTAGGCATTCGTTTAGTCGTGGTTTATGGTGCTCGCCCACAGATTGATACAGCTCTTGAAGTACAAAAAGTATCACCGATTTATCATAAATATACGCGCATCACAGATAACAAAACCTTAGAAATCGTTAAACAAGCGGCGGGAACACTGCAACTCGATATTACGGCTCGCCTATCAATGAGTTTAAGCAATACGCCATTACAAGGTGCGCATATTAATGTGGTCAGTGGTAACTTTGTTATTGCACAACCATTAGGGGTTGATGATGGAATTGATTATTGTCATAGCGGAAAAATTCGTCGTATCGATGAAGAAGCTATTCATCGCCAATTAGACAGTAATGCCATTGTCTTAATTGGACCCGTTGCCGTATCTGTTACGGGTGAAAGCTTTAATCTCACCTCAGAAGAAGTGGCAACCCAACTTGCAATAAAACTTAAAGCACAAAAGCTGATTGGTTTTTGCTCATTCCAAGGTGTTGTCGATGAAGAAGGTCATATTGTTTCTGAACTGCTGCCGAATCAAGCTGAAGATAAAATTCGAGAGCTACAAACAGAAGGTGATTACCACTCAGGCACAGTAAGATTCTTACGGGGAGCAGTTAAAGCCTGTCGTCGTGGTGTAGAGCGTAGCCACTTACTCAGTTATCAATCAGATGGTGCTCTTATTCAAGAATTATTTTCTCGTGATGGTATTGGCACTCAAATCGTCATGGAGAGTGCAGAGAAAGTTCGTAGAGCGAATATTAATGATATTGGTGGCATACTTGAACTTATTCGCCCACTGGAACAACAAGGTATTTTAGTCAGACGTTCAAGAGAGCAATTGGAAATTGAAATTGACCAATTCACTATTATTGAACGCGATAATATGACTATTGCATGCGCTGCACTCTACCCTTATCCATCCGAAAAAATTGGTGAAATGGCTTGTGTTGCAGTACATCCAGATTATCGAAGCTCTTGTCGTGGTGAGGTTTTGCTACAACGCATTTCAGCACATGCGAAGCAATTAGGGTTAGAAAAGCTGTTTGTTCTAACAACTCGTAGCATACACTGGTTTCAAGAAAAAGGATTTGAACCAGCTGAAATTGATAAGCTACCTATTGAAAAACAAGCACTTTATAATTACCAACGTCGCTCTAAAATTTTGATTTTAGACTTACATAAAGAATAA
- the ptrA gene encoding pitrilysin: MRKYCSQLWIMLLLMLVSINSFAADPLWQVLPDSIEKSESDPRQYQAIKLPNEMTVLLVSDEKAVKSLTAVALPVGALEDPDSQQGLAHYLEHMVLMGSVKYPQSGSMSEFLQKNGGSHNASTTTYRTAFYLEVENSAINEAVDRLADALAEPLLDPKNADRERNAVNAELTMARARDGMRFWQVRAETLNPLHPSSRFMGGNLETLSDKPNSKLQDELIKFYQKHYSGNLMNGVIYSNKSLDELSKLAANTFARIPNKKADVPVTTVPAMTDKEKGLMIHLVPALPQKTLQIEFGIDNNVADFRSKSDEYIGYLIGNRSAGTLATWLQDQGLAESISAFSEPYIDRNQGSFTIYVALTDKGLAQKDKVISAIFSYIRLIQTEGISQRYFDEIANVLDLSFRYGSIVRDMNYIEGISDMMLRYPIKNILNADYLADNYEPSAILSRLDSLTPEKARIWVISPNEPSNKQAYFVNAPYQVDKITDKQLKTWQTLSDDISLSLPALNPYIPNNLSLIDGDSNIIKPQLLWQDKSARLFYMPSHYFSDEPKASVTLSLVNKTSDITVKQQVTQTLTDYLAGLALSELSYQASVAGMNISSSSGQGIDFSMNGYTQHLPELVNATLKSYMSFEPTQEELEQAKSWYREQLEVTHNLKAFEAAMLPARRLNTIPYYEEADKLKALGSITLQDIIDNRREVIKNAALQALIIGNLTPEQSRDIAKSAHELLGNQGTEYWIGETLVFNKLNAVEFQNKSKSTDNALGELYIPTGYSRLEGQAISSVLASVIKPWFYDQLRTEEQLGYAVFAYQGTMGEQSGLGFLLQSNAKPPVYLNKRYNAFYQQAYERLKKMNEADFNQYKQAIITEVKQPPQTFYEEVSLYRTDFNRNNLKYDGREKLLAELNKVTLKQAIEFYEKAIIKPNGFIFVSQVIGKDGKDADYAENKQWKRYATVSELQKTLPVEEIKE; this comes from the coding sequence ATGAGAAAATACTGCTCGCAACTATGGATCATGTTGCTATTGATGCTCGTGAGTATCAACAGCTTTGCTGCTGATCCACTCTGGCAAGTCTTGCCTGATAGTATTGAAAAAAGTGAGAGCGATCCACGGCAATATCAAGCGATTAAACTACCTAATGAAATGACCGTATTACTGGTTTCTGATGAAAAAGCCGTTAAATCATTAACGGCGGTTGCATTACCTGTTGGTGCATTAGAAGATCCAGATAGTCAGCAAGGTCTTGCACACTATTTAGAGCATATGGTGCTAATGGGATCGGTGAAATATCCTCAATCAGGCAGTATGTCTGAATTTTTACAAAAGAATGGCGGTTCTCATAATGCGAGTACTACGACTTATCGCACTGCATTCTATTTAGAAGTGGAAAATAGTGCTATTAATGAAGCAGTTGATCGCCTTGCTGATGCTTTAGCTGAACCTTTACTTGATCCTAAAAATGCAGATCGTGAACGTAATGCTGTTAATGCAGAATTGACAATGGCGCGTGCGCGCGATGGTATGCGTTTTTGGCAAGTCAGAGCCGAAACGTTAAACCCCTTACATCCAAGTTCTCGCTTTATGGGGGGGAATCTGGAGACATTAAGTGATAAGCCAAATAGTAAGCTTCAAGATGAACTAATAAAATTCTATCAAAAACACTATTCTGGCAATTTAATGAATGGTGTTATTTATAGTAATAAATCACTTGATGAATTATCTAAATTAGCTGCAAATACTTTCGCTCGTATCCCGAATAAAAAGGCAGATGTACCTGTCACCACAGTACCTGCTATGACGGATAAAGAAAAAGGGCTAATGATCCATCTGGTACCCGCTTTACCACAAAAAACCTTACAGATTGAATTTGGTATTGATAATAATGTCGCTGATTTTCGTAGCAAATCTGATGAATACATTGGCTATTTAATCGGTAATCGTAGCGCTGGTACATTAGCAACATGGCTACAAGATCAAGGTTTAGCTGAAAGTATTAGTGCATTTTCTGAGCCATATATTGACCGTAACCAAGGCTCATTTACGATTTATGTTGCGTTGACAGATAAAGGTTTAGCGCAAAAAGACAAAGTGATTTCCGCTATCTTTTCGTATATTCGTTTAATTCAAACCGAAGGTATTAGTCAGCGTTACTTTGATGAAATTGCGAATGTATTAGATCTTTCATTCCGTTATGGCTCTATTGTAAGAGATATGAATTACATAGAAGGTATTTCGGATATGATGTTGCGTTATCCAATCAAAAATATCCTAAATGCGGATTATCTTGCTGATAATTATGAACCTTCAGCAATCCTTTCTCGTCTTGATTCTCTTACACCAGAGAAAGCGCGCATTTGGGTAATAAGCCCTAATGAACCTTCTAACAAACAAGCCTACTTTGTTAATGCTCCTTATCAGGTTGATAAAATTACAGATAAGCAATTAAAAACATGGCAAACATTATCGGATGATATCTCTTTATCACTGCCAGCACTTAACCCTTATATTCCTAATAATCTTTCACTGATTGATGGGGATAGCAACATCATCAAACCCCAATTGTTGTGGCAAGATAAAAGCGCTCGCTTGTTTTATATGCCATCGCACTATTTTTCTGATGAGCCTAAAGCCAGTGTGACATTAAGTTTAGTGAATAAGACATCAGACATTACTGTTAAGCAGCAAGTGACACAAACCTTAACGGATTATCTCGCTGGTTTAGCATTAAGCGAATTATCTTACCAAGCGTCTGTTGCTGGAATGAATATCTCATCTTCATCAGGGCAAGGTATTGATTTTTCAATGAATGGCTATACACAGCATTTACCAGAACTTGTGAATGCGACACTAAAAAGCTATATGAGTTTTGAACCGACGCAAGAAGAGCTCGAACAGGCTAAATCTTGGTATCGTGAACAACTTGAAGTGACTCATAACCTAAAAGCATTTGAAGCAGCTATGTTGCCGGCTCGCCGATTAAATACGATCCCGTACTATGAAGAAGCTGACAAACTCAAAGCATTAGGGTCAATTACACTGCAAGATATTATTGATAATCGCCGTGAAGTCATCAAAAACGCAGCGCTTCAAGCACTGATTATTGGTAACTTAACACCAGAGCAAAGCCGCGATATCGCGAAATCTGCACACGAATTATTAGGTAATCAAGGCACAGAATATTGGATCGGTGAAACGTTAGTATTCAATAAATTAAATGCGGTTGAATTCCAAAATAAATCGAAGAGCACAGATAACGCATTAGGGGAGCTTTATATCCCAACAGGTTATAGCCGCCTTGAAGGTCAGGCTATTTCTTCAGTACTCGCGTCTGTTATCAAACCTTGGTTCTATGATCAATTAAGAACAGAAGAACAGTTAGGTTATGCTGTCTTTGCTTATCAAGGTACGATGGGGGAACAATCTGGTCTCGGTTTTTTACTGCAGAGTAATGCAAAACCGCCTGTCTATTTAAATAAGCGTTATAACGCATTTTATCAACAAGCCTACGAACGTTTGAAGAAAATGAACGAGGCTGATTTTAATCAGTATAAACAGGCGATTATTACCGAAGTTAAACAGCCACCTCAAACATTCTATGAAGAAGTTTCTCTTTATCGCACGGATTTCAACCGTAATAACTTAAAATATGATGGACGTGAAAAATTATTAGCTGAACTTAATAAAGTCACGTTAAAACAAGCTATTGAATTTTATGAAAAAGCAATTATAAAACCGAATGGATTTATTTTTGTCTCTCAAGTTATCGGTAAAGATGGCAAAGATGCTGATTATGCTGAAAATAAACAATGGAAACGTTACGCCACGGTAAGCGAATTACAAAAAACCTTACCTGTTGAGGAAATTAAAGAGTGA
- the recB gene encoding exodeoxyribonuclease V subunit beta yields the protein MSEVIQAQPLNPYTLPLYQRRLIEASAGTGKTYTIGLLYLRLLLGLGGESAFYRPLSVEEILVVTFTDAATDELRARIRKNIHELRLACIRHYVDSGDKTYQELLKQIPNKELAAQWLLEAERQMDEAAIYTIHGFCQRMLANNAFESGVLFEQVLIQDEYELKKRVCADFWRRHCYPLSYDVANAVSQIWSGPEQLLYEIQPYLQGEMPEIEGVALDSENESVKERHQAVIEAINKVKTRWNAHHHEVEAWITASGVDKRSYNSRFLPKWIEEITLWAATFETKSYQLPDCLIRFSQETLNEKATKGPAPEHILFVEIERLTKQSLTLRDVILVNAIPEIRQGIENEKMRRGEMGFDDLLTRLDRALKREGGDVLAHAIRERYPVAMIDEFQDTDPQQYRIFDAIYGEHETSGLLFIGDPKQAIYAFRGADIFTYIQARKQTSHHYTLNTNWRSAPGMVNAVNKLFMRSNAPFLFEHIPFIEVSSAEKNQNMAFVYHDKPISPFNIWLAEGESVSTGNYEQIMAAQCAAQIRDWLSAGDQQQAWLIEQGVKKAITSADIMVLVRSRREATLIRDALNLLSIQSVFLSNRESVFETNEAKDLLWLLQAVVTPEKERILRASLASRLFGFSAKQIDDLNHSEARWNSYVEKFADYYVLWQKRGVLPMLRKIMMDNQIAENLLVSIDGERRLTDIMHIGELLQETSLQLDSEHALIRWLAQQISHPDAQSESQQMRLESDRNLVRICTIHKSKGLEYPIVCLPFACNYQEQKGTLYHDRETFYAKLDIFSRPESLRLADEERLAEDLRLLYVALTRSKFCCYVGVAPLVKGAKRKSGMTDLHKNALGYLLQQGEEGNSELLHQSIYALLDDNISVTTLDYISAHRYQPVLMAETKLEAATFKRQIHDNWRITSYSGLTYQHSSRRYHVDLGDIEALVQSIAPGLDTDAKGEKQQEGVDEHSIHHFPRGAIAGTFLHSLLEVLDFSQPIDEVWMQEQLTAQGFDEKWAPLLVTWMETLFHTSLNSQGLCLANIPKSQQLDELQFYLPIEKEVSSAQLTQLINQFDPLSRRCPALQFQQVEGMLKGFIDLVFFWEGKYYVVDYKSNWLGESSEDYTQEAMMNAMMDHRYDLQYQLYTLALHRFLQQRIPDYDYKSHFGGIYYLFLRGIDKAHPGNGVYAYLPDEAFVLALDSLFAGKSSKPDVVGEK from the coding sequence GTGAGTGAAGTGATACAGGCACAGCCATTAAATCCTTATACACTTCCTCTGTACCAAAGGCGCCTCATTGAGGCGTCTGCTGGGACAGGAAAAACGTATACAATAGGGTTATTGTATTTACGGTTGCTTCTTGGATTAGGCGGAGAGTCTGCATTCTACCGTCCTCTCAGTGTTGAAGAGATTTTAGTTGTGACATTCACGGATGCGGCGACAGATGAATTACGAGCCCGTATCCGTAAAAATATCCATGAACTAAGACTTGCCTGTATCCGTCATTATGTTGATAGTGGTGATAAAACATACCAAGAATTACTCAAACAAATCCCAAATAAAGAGTTAGCCGCGCAGTGGTTATTAGAAGCTGAGCGTCAAATGGATGAAGCGGCTATTTATACTATTCATGGATTTTGCCAGCGTATGTTGGCAAACAATGCCTTTGAATCAGGTGTATTGTTTGAACAAGTCTTGATCCAAGATGAATATGAGCTGAAAAAACGTGTTTGTGCTGATTTTTGGCGTCGACACTGTTATCCCCTTTCTTATGACGTTGCTAATGCGGTTAGCCAGATTTGGTCTGGTCCAGAGCAACTGCTTTATGAAATACAGCCTTATTTACAAGGTGAAATGCCAGAAATTGAAGGTGTGGCATTAGACAGCGAAAATGAGTCAGTGAAAGAGCGCCACCAAGCGGTTATTGAAGCTATTAACAAGGTGAAAACGCGTTGGAATGCACATCATCATGAAGTTGAAGCATGGATAACAGCTTCTGGTGTTGATAAACGCAGTTATAACAGTCGTTTCTTACCTAAATGGATTGAAGAAATCACGTTATGGGCGGCAACATTTGAAACAAAAAGTTATCAATTACCTGATTGTTTAATTCGTTTTTCTCAAGAAACGTTAAATGAGAAAGCGACCAAAGGTCCTGCACCAGAGCATATTCTTTTTGTTGAAATTGAACGATTAACAAAGCAGAGCTTGACTCTGCGGGATGTTATTCTGGTCAACGCGATCCCAGAAATACGCCAAGGCATTGAAAATGAAAAGATGCGTCGTGGTGAAATGGGATTTGATGATTTATTAACACGCTTAGATAGAGCATTGAAACGTGAAGGGGGGGACGTTTTAGCGCACGCTATTCGTGAACGCTACCCCGTTGCAATGATCGATGAGTTTCAAGATACGGATCCTCAACAATATCGTATTTTTGATGCAATTTATGGTGAGCATGAAACCAGTGGATTGTTGTTTATCGGTGATCCCAAACAGGCAATTTATGCTTTCCGTGGTGCGGATATTTTTACTTATATTCAAGCCCGAAAGCAGACATCTCATCACTATACATTAAATACTAACTGGCGCTCTGCGCCGGGTATGGTGAATGCCGTTAACAAGCTTTTTATGCGATCTAATGCCCCATTTTTATTTGAGCATATCCCTTTTATTGAAGTAAGCTCGGCTGAAAAAAACCAAAACATGGCTTTTGTTTACCATGATAAACCGATTTCACCTTTTAATATTTGGCTTGCTGAAGGTGAGAGTGTTTCTACGGGGAATTATGAGCAAATCATGGCAGCGCAATGTGCTGCACAAATTCGTGATTGGTTATCAGCAGGGGATCAGCAACAGGCTTGGTTGATTGAACAAGGTGTAAAAAAAGCCATTACGTCCGCTGATATTATGGTACTGGTGCGTAGCCGTAGAGAAGCGACACTGATCCGTGATGCGCTGAATTTGCTTTCAATACAATCCGTTTTCTTATCCAATCGTGAAAGTGTATTTGAAACCAATGAAGCTAAAGATCTACTTTGGTTATTACAGGCGGTTGTAACGCCAGAGAAAGAACGTATTTTAAGGGCATCTTTAGCCAGCCGATTATTTGGTTTTAGTGCAAAGCAAATTGATGATCTGAACCACAGTGAGGCACGCTGGAATAGCTACGTGGAGAAATTTGCTGATTACTATGTATTATGGCAAAAGCGTGGTGTTTTACCGATGTTGCGTAAAATCATGATGGATAATCAAATTGCGGAAAATTTACTCGTCAGTATTGATGGTGAGCGCCGACTTACAGATATCATGCATATTGGTGAACTATTACAAGAAACATCATTACAACTCGATAGTGAACATGCTCTTATTCGTTGGTTAGCGCAACAGATTTCTCATCCTGATGCGCAATCTGAAAGCCAACAAATGCGTTTGGAAAGTGACCGAAATTTAGTGCGAATTTGTACTATCCATAAATCTAAAGGTCTTGAATATCCGATTGTTTGCTTACCTTTTGCTTGTAATTACCAAGAACAAAAAGGGACGCTTTATCATGATAGAGAGACATTTTACGCAAAATTAGATATTTTTAGCCGACCTGAAAGCTTACGTTTAGCGGATGAAGAGCGTTTAGCTGAAGATTTACGCTTACTTTATGTTGCATTAACACGCTCTAAATTCTGCTGTTATGTTGGTGTCGCTCCTCTTGTTAAAGGCGCTAAACGTAAATCAGGGATGACCGATCTGCATAAAAATGCTTTAGGGTATTTATTACAGCAAGGCGAAGAGGGCAATAGTGAATTATTGCATCAATCAATCTACGCTTTATTAGATGATAATATCAGTGTAACAACGCTTGATTATATATCAGCACATCGCTATCAGCCTGTATTAATGGCTGAAACAAAACTTGAAGCCGCTACATTTAAACGTCAGATCCACGATAATTGGCGAATAACGAGCTATTCAGGACTCACCTATCAGCATTCAAGTCGTCGTTATCATGTTGATTTAGGTGATATTGAGGCTTTGGTGCAATCTATCGCCCCTGGGCTTGATACAGATGCTAAAGGTGAGAAACAACAAGAAGGGGTTGATGAACATTCTATTCATCATTTTCCTCGTGGCGCTATCGCAGGCACATTCTTACATAGTTTGCTGGAAGTATTAGATTTTTCGCAACCGATTGATGAAGTATGGATGCAAGAACAATTGACAGCTCAAGGCTTTGATGAAAAGTGGGCTCCCCTTTTAGTGACATGGATGGAAACGCTGTTTCATACATCGCTTAATTCTCAAGGATTATGTCTTGCTAATATTCCAAAATCACAACAACTTGATGAATTACAATTCTATTTACCTATTGAGAAAGAGGTATCATCAGCCCAATTGACGCAATTAATTAATCAGTTTGATCCTCTATCAAGACGTTGTCCCGCTTTGCAATTTCAACAAGTAGAAGGGATGCTCAAAGGTTTTATTGATTTAGTCTTTTTTTGGGAAGGTAAATACTATGTTGTGGATTATAAATCGAATTGGTTAGGTGAATCGAGTGAGGATTACACTCAAGAAGCGATGATGAATGCAATGATGGATCATCGCTACGACTTGCAATATCAGCTCTATACTTTAGCGTTACATCGTTTTCTACAACAGCGCATTCCTGATTATGATTACAAAAGCCACTTTGGAGGAATTTATTACCTCTTCTTACGTGGTATAGACAAAGCCCACCCTGGAAATGGCGTTTATGCCTATTTGCCTGATGAAGCTTTTGTTTTGGCACTAGATTCACTCTTTGCTGGTAAAAGTAGCAAACCTGATGTAGTCGGTGAGAAATAA
- the recD gene encoding exodeoxyribonuclease V subunit alpha: protein MIKLLEQAITQNLLRPLDLRFAQMLVEDENPILLFIFAYLSAQTGAGHVCLPLNIIKENQLFDGRQKEFSQEIWQKMGKPSAQKIVEELTHCHCVNQSGDDSPSPIILDNELLYLQRMWSYEERVAQFFRQEHTLVDIDENELIKVLNALFPATKESQGTNWQKVAASVAITSPISIISGGPGTGKTTTVAKILAAFVMLTSNEKPIIQLAAPTGKAAARLTESLGNALAQLNLSEEENKWMPKQAQTIHRLLGAQPESQQVRYHKDNPLQLDILIVDEASMVDLPMMARLIDALPSKCHVIFLGDKDQLASVEAGAVLGDICRFSEEGFSQKRFDQINHLTQGELVKSTDIIPISQTPVSVVSDSLCLLRKSYRFGEDSGIGQLAFAVNQGQTKTAITLLKKAEISPQQLEIALEPQDVSFIALESKESYLLMIQDAVNAYREYLTLVSQKASPDIILNAFNQYRLLCARREGPFGVSGLNDRIEMLLHRQRLIRRPLHSYQSDYIGRPIMIQRNDSTLGLFNGDIGIMLNNDEDEMKAFFQLPDGKLKAIQPSRLPQHETAYVMTVHKSQGSEFTHTALVLPDKFSPVVSRELLYTALTRAKQKLSLYASESMVKSAIQTRIQRRSGLVDKLRY from the coding sequence ATGATCAAACTATTAGAACAAGCGATTACACAAAACTTATTACGACCTTTAGATCTTCGATTTGCGCAAATGCTGGTTGAAGATGAAAACCCTATTTTACTTTTTATATTTGCTTATTTGAGTGCTCAAACCGGAGCGGGTCATGTTTGTTTGCCTTTGAATATTATTAAAGAAAACCAACTGTTTGATGGTAGGCAAAAAGAGTTTTCACAAGAAATTTGGCAAAAAATGGGTAAACCCTCTGCTCAAAAAATAGTAGAAGAGTTGACGCATTGTCATTGCGTTAATCAAAGTGGTGATGATTCACCTTCTCCCATTATTTTAGATAATGAACTTCTTTATTTACAAAGAATGTGGAGCTATGAAGAGAGAGTTGCTCAATTTTTTAGGCAAGAGCATACACTTGTTGATATTGATGAAAATGAATTAATTAAGGTACTCAACGCACTTTTTCCAGCAACGAAGGAAAGCCAAGGAACCAATTGGCAAAAAGTGGCTGCTAGTGTTGCAATTACAAGTCCCATCTCTATTATTTCGGGAGGTCCCGGAACAGGGAAAACGACAACAGTTGCTAAAATATTAGCTGCTTTTGTGATGCTTACCTCGAATGAAAAGCCGATTATTCAATTAGCAGCTCCCACAGGTAAAGCGGCTGCAAGATTAACGGAATCTTTAGGCAACGCCTTAGCACAACTTAATTTAAGCGAAGAAGAAAATAAGTGGATGCCAAAACAGGCACAAACTATTCATCGTTTATTGGGGGCTCAGCCTGAAAGCCAGCAAGTGCGCTACCATAAAGATAATCCATTACAGCTTGATATTTTAATTGTTGATGAAGCCTCAATGGTTGATTTACCTATGATGGCTCGTTTAATTGATGCACTCCCATCAAAATGTCACGTTATTTTCTTAGGTGATAAAGACCAACTTGCTTCTGTTGAGGCAGGGGCTGTATTAGGTGATATTTGCCGTTTTTCTGAAGAGGGTTTCAGCCAAAAAAGATTTGATCAGATTAATCACTTAACTCAAGGTGAATTGGTTAAATCTACGGATATTATTCCTATCTCTCAAACTCCAGTATCTGTCGTCAGTGATTCTCTGTGCTTATTACGTAAAAGTTACCGTTTTGGTGAGGATTCAGGGATAGGCCAACTTGCTTTTGCGGTTAATCAAGGGCAAACCAAAACAGCGATTACATTATTAAAAAAAGCAGAAATTAGCCCACAACAGCTTGAAATAGCATTAGAGCCACAAGATGTGAGCTTTATCGCTTTAGAGTCAAAAGAAAGTTATTTACTGATGATACAAGATGCTGTTAATGCCTATCGAGAATATCTCACTTTAGTTTCTCAAAAAGCCTCGCCTGATATTATTCTTAATGCATTTAACCAATACCGTTTATTGTGTGCGCGAAGAGAAGGTCCTTTTGGTGTGAGTGGTTTGAATGACAGAATTGAAATGCTATTGCATCGCCAGCGATTGATCCGTCGCCCTCTCCATAGTTATCAAAGTGATTATATTGGGCGGCCCATTATGATCCAACGAAATGACAGTACGCTAGGTCTGTTTAATGGTGATATTGGCATTATGCTCAATAATGATGAAGATGAAATGAAGGCCTTTTTTCAACTACCTGATGGAAAATTAAAAGCAATCCAACCCAGTCGATTACCGCAACATGAAACGGCGTATGTAATGACAGTGCATAAGTCACAAGGTTCTGAATTTACTCATACGGCATTAGTACTACCTGATAAATTTTCACCCGTTGTGAGCCGTGAATTGTTGTACACCGCATTAACACGCGCTAAACAGAAACTTTCTCTTTATGCTTCGGAGTCTATGGTGAAATCGGCAATACAAACACGTATTCAACGCCGAAGTGGGTTAGTTGATAAGTTACGTTATTAG